The region TCGGAACGCTCGCAAACGGCCTTGCAACGCTCGTAGCGACGGCGCATGAATTGCTCGAATTTGGCTTCCAGCGGGGCGTCTTTGCTTAGTTCGTCGGCCAGAACCAACGCGTCTTCTACCGAAATACCAGCTCCCTGCCCCATGTGGGGCGTGGTCGAGTGGGCCGCATCGCCAATCAGAATCACCCGACCTTTGTGCCATTTCTCAGGGATAAACACGACCTGCATTGGACGGTAAACCACGCCTGCACCATCGGTGATTTGCTCTTTCAGCGCTGCCACGGGTCCCGTGAAACCGTCCAGCCGAATGCGCATCTGTTCGGCCAGTTCGTTTTCTTCGTAGCGGGGTCTATCCGGTTCAAACGAGGTAACGTACATGTACATCAGCTCATCGGAAAGCGGACAAAGACCAGCCGCCAGTCCTTTGGGACCGATATAGTTCGTTAAATCTTCTACCTGCCGCCTGAAGTTATACCGCCAGACGGCCTGACCGGTGAAATGAGGTTTGACATCGGGAAATACCAGCGAACGTACTTTGGAAAACGTACCATCAGCCCCCACGACAACATCGTACTCACCCGTTGTTCCATCGGTAAAACTGACCAACACACCCGTTTCGGTTTCGGTATAACTAGCAAGCGTCACCCCCAGCCGAACGGGAACACCAGCCGCCAGCACGGTCGACACCAGCACTTTATGCAGCGCAATTCGGGCAATTCCGCAGTTGGGTGGGTATTCGGGGCCAGCCAGCCGCGCACTTGGATGTACAATTTTATGACCGTTGGGCAGGTAAACGATTGAATTCTCGAAAGGGTAGGCCTGATCCAGAAATTTGTCGAGGATACCCAACTGGTGCATGGCCCGGATTACGTTGCTTTGGATAATGATGCCCACGCCATAAACGGTCCATTCTTCTTTGAGTTCAACAATCTCGGCCTCAATACCGCGCTGACTCAGGCCAATGGCGAGCGATAGACCGGCAATACCACCGCCCACAATCAGGACGCGCTTGGTTTTCGTTTGAGTAGACATAGAAAAGGGTTAGTATCGGTTGCAGGTATTTACGGTTCATCGACGAAGGCCACGGCGCGGGTCCAGCCTCCGCTTCCGCCTTCGATCTTTATAGGGAAGCACGACACTTTGAACCCAAATGGAGGCAACTGGTCCAGATTCGCGAGCTTTTCAATTTGGCAATACTCTTTCTCCCGGCCGACGTAGTGCGCGGCCCAGATAACCCCTTCGCGCGGGTTGCGGTGATATTCGGCGATCTGAGTAAACAGCGGTGGGTCCCAGCCCCAGCCATCGGTACCCATTACCCGAATACCCTGGTCGATGAGCCAGTGAGTCGCTTCGGCCGAGGCTCCGACATGGATACGAACATAATCGTCCTGGTGCAGTCGCTTGTCGGCATCGCAGCGGATCAGGACAATATCGAACGGTTTGAGCGTGTAGCCTATATTGGCCAATTTCTCTTTTACATCGTCAACCGTGAAGCAATAGGCGTCGGGTTTGTCGGTGAAGTCGAGCACGACACCATCGTGGTAAAACCAGTCCAGCGGCATCTGTTCGATGGTGCGGGCAGGTTTCCCCGCCGTTGTCGGGAAGTAATGCCATGGCGCATCGACGTGCGTACCGGCATGACCCGTCAGCGTGATGACCTCACCGGCCAGGGCATTTCCTTCCATAAAAAGATCGTCGGCCTGTAAGCCACCCAGCAGCTTCGGTCCCATATTCTGCGCCCCTTCCTTGTGGTTCTCGTAGGCAATGGAAAAGGGTAACGGCTCTTTTATAGCGGGTGAGATCGTCACCGAAAGGTCAATTAGTTTCATGCGGTTCGCGGAGTAATACCGTTGATTATTTCCTGACTGGCATCTACCTGATCAGATTACCATGTTTTTCAGAATACCGATGCCTTCAATCTCGAATTCCACTTCGTCGCCGGGTTCCAGCGGCCGGTGAGCCGTGAAGTTGGTCTCGATCAAGCTGCCCCAACCGACAGTGCCCGAACCAAGTATATCGCCGGGGTACAGCGTCACGCCATTCTCCGACGCCCGTTCGATCATCTGCCCGAAGGTGTAGTGTATGGTTTTGAAGTTCCCGTCGCAGATAAGTTGCCCGTTGATTTTGGACGTCATGCGAAGGTCGAAGCGGTCGTTGATGGTTCGGTACCGGTTCAGTTCGTCTTTGGTGACGATACAAGGCCCGATGGTATTGGCGAAATCTTTGCCTTTATGCGGTCCCAGCGGCACACCCATCTCTTTCCCCTGAATGTCGCGAGCCGACCAGTCGTTGAAAATGGTATAGCCAAAAATATAGTCATCGGCGTCTTCGGCTTTAATATCTGCGCCTTGTTTACCGATGATGCAGGCCATCTCCAGCTCATAATCCAGCTTTCGGCACAAGGGTGGCCGGGCAATAGCCTGACCTGTGCCTGAAATGGCCTGGTGGTTGGTGAAATAGAAAATGGGCATCTCGTACCAGACCGGGGCTACCGCATGACCGAACGTTTTACCGGCATTGAGCATGTGCTGTTCAAAGGCTACATAATCCCGGAAAGAGCGCGGGTTGGGCAGCGGAGCCAGCAGTGTTACCTCCGCCAGTTCGTAATCCGGCCGGGCATCCAGTAATCCATTCAGGATTGGGGCACAGTGTTCATACTGGTCGATAAGCGTTAGCATATCGCTGGGCAGTTGTCCATTGCTGGCTTTAGCCAGGTCAACAATGCCGGTTTCCGTAAGCAAACCGGTCTTTTGTTCCCCGGCGGTGGTTTTGAACGTTACAAGTTTCATGCGGTTCTAGGGTCCATGCAGACCGGAATCTTTTCAGTATTTTTGGGTGAAATCAATAACCCGCCGGATTGACCGTTAATCAATGGCAAAAGACATTTTTCACGAAGCCGTCAAAGTAGCGTTGCAGAAAGAAGGCTGGACGATTACGCACGATCCATTGATGCTGGAAGCATTCGGCACGCAGATCTATGTTGATCTAGGTGCTGAGCAAGTCATTGCTGCTCAACGGAATACCGAGTTGATTGCCGTTGAGATAAAAAGTTTTCTGGGCAATTCTTATGTGTACGATTTTTATCAGGCCTTGGGGCAATACGTAGCTTACCTACGCGCCCTAAAACTCAGTGAGCCAGAACGAACATTAATTTTAGCTGTTCCGTTGAAAGCGTACAAAGGGTTCTTTACTAAGCCCGACGTACAAGCATCGCTCCGTGATTTCAACCTGAACATATTGGTTTACGACAACAAAAAAGAAATCATAGTCCATTGGTTTTACGTTTAAATCACCCTATGAACAACAAGATTGAAACGCACCAGCAAATCGTGATGTCAATTCTCAATGAATATGCTGCTATCAAACCAGCTCATGTACTGGATGTTGACAATCAAGTTATTGCTGATTATCACAATAATCACTTTCAATTAGTCCGGTTGGGATGGGATGAAGAAGAGGACTTCATTTATCATCTTATATTCCATTTTGACATTAAGCCTGATGGTAAAGTATGGATACAGGCCAACTGGACTGACATTGACATTGCTACTGAGCTAATGGAGCGTGGGGTCGAAAAGTCAGACATTGTTATCGGTTTTCAACCCCCGTCCCACCGCCAGTACACAGGTTATGCCGTGGCCTGATTTTTTTCACTACTACCAGCTGCGACAGCGATAGTGCCCATCTTCTCTTCCAGCCAGTCGAACATGGGGTCAGCTTTGGTGAAGTTGTCGATGTGGCAGTGTGCCGAACCAGTTCCTTCCTTCGACACAATATTCATGGCTTTCTCGCAGGTCAGGGCTTCGTACAGCTTGTAGGCGTTCTCGACGGTGTTCTGCCGGTCGTCTTCGCCGTGTGAGATGTAGGTGGGCATACTGATTTTGTCGGCAACGCCTTCCAGCGTGAAATTCCGGAGTTTTTCGCGGGCTTCGTCCATATCGGTCGAGCCGGTGATGTGCATCATGACGCCCGCCAGCGGGTGGTTGTCGGGGCGGTTTTTCCAGATGTCGTAATAACTCCAGACCGCTCCCCAGATGCAGCAAACCTTAAATCGGGACTCGAACGCAGCCGACCGGGCCGCCATGTAGCCACCCATCGAAACGGCCATGATGCCAATTCGATTCGGGTCGACGGGTAGGTTAGCCAGTGCCCAGTCGAAGGCAACGGTGGCGGGTACTTCGTAATCGTAACGAGTCAGCATGTTGCGCAGCCGCAGCGAACCACCCTGTCCCGGCCCATCGAGCACGAGCAGCGAAATGCCCCGCTCTTCGAGTTTCTGCCAGGGACCGAAATAGAGTTCTTCAGCAGTCGAGTCCAGCCCCCCGAACATAATCATCAGTGGGCTGTTGGCGTCCGCGTTGGCAGGCTGTAGAAAATAGCCCGTCATCTCCGACCCTTCAAAGGGCACGCTGACAATTTGGGGCGGATTCCGAAGCAGGGCAGCGCCTTTCTGAAACGCATGGACCGATTGCAGATAGCCCGGTACCTTACGAGGGTCGGTCGGTTTAAGAAAAAACTCCGATGTCCGCAGGTAATTGGATGCCCGGAGGTATGCCTGCCTTGCCGTTACGATATGCCCGGCAGCTTCAGCTTTTTCGGCTACGGCCAGGGCTTCGTGCCCGGCCCGCGACCAGCTTTCGTTAAAACTTTTGAAATCACCGGCGGTAATTCGGCTGGCGGCTTCGATGCATTCAAAAAATTCACCGCCCCCGAAATGACTTTGCGTAAGTGCCCGGTTAAGCTGGTAGGAGAACATGTAGTGCTCCGGATAATAATGCCACATAGAATGTTGGAATGTTGCTTAAATGTCTACCGGTTTAACGACTCCATCGGTTAGGCCCAGTTTGTGGCCTTTGCCCATTTCGGCGAAGGGGTTGGCGTGACCCCAGGCATCGTTTGGATTGTCTTTCAGGTAATGTAGGTCCGGGCCGTGGTCCGGGGCGAAAATCAGGCGGGCACAGGCGTAGAACTCGAACAGGATGCCGCTGCCGGGGTCGGTGATGTAGATGAAGAACCCCTCGTCGGCTTTGTGACGCGTGGGTGCCCCCATCACGCTCTTAAAGCCTTTTTCGGTGAAGTAATCGAGGGCTAGCAGCACCTCTTCGCGGCTATCGAAGTTGAAGGCTACGTGGTTGAAGACGCCCTCGCCCGGTCCGATGTTGGGGTCGGTAAATATGGCTACATCATGCGATAGATTACCGATGGTCCAGAGCCCCCCAACAGGTGGAATTTCGTCCGAAATACGTACTTCGTCCGGGTTTTTCAGGCCCAACCCTTTCCAGAACGCCTTTTCTTTTCCGTATTGAAATTTGGCCACCATGTACGTAACGTGGTCGAATCGGCGGGGGTTAACACCTACCCGGCGGTTACTGGCATAGCGGTCGGCATAAATACTGCCCCGATTTCCCGATTCGCGCAGCCAGACCACGTCCCAGAACACTTCGTGGGTATGCCCATCCGGCGATTGAAACCGGTAGGCTCTTCCCCGGCCTGGGTCAGCGTCTACCCAGCCGATGCCCGCGCCAATGCTTTCGAGGTAGGCTACGACCTCAGCCAATGCCTCTTCGCTGTCGGCCCGCCAGCCCAGCGTAGCCAGGCCGGGCTCTGCCCGATAGGTAATCTTTAGCGTGTGGTGAAAATAATCGCCCCAGGCGCGGAGGTAGACGGATGTATCATCGCGCCCGGTTTCGTCGAGGCCAACAATGTTGGTCAGAAAGGCGACGGTTTGCTCTACGTTTGGGCTGAATAGTTCCAGATGCGCCAGTTGGGAAAGGTAGTGTGGGTTCTTTGCCATGGGATAAATTATACAGAAGTTGATTGTAGTTTGATAGCCCGTTTCACCGCCACAAACGAGGCCAGGAAACCGGTTAGCGCCCCAATCAGGGCCGAGATCAGGATGACGGATAGCTTGGGAAGAGGCTCATTCGCCATGACCATTTTTATGCCTTTCAAGATCAGTAAAGCGGGCAGGGCAAAGAGTAGGCCAATGGCCACACCGTTCAGCAGAGCCGGAACGATCCAGCTCGTCGACGGGGCCAGGGCGGGTGTGAGTTGCCCGTTTTTACGTTGGCTGGTCATCACGCCAAAGGTGATGATCGTGGTCATAAACGCGGCCATAAATACGCCCGGCAATAGAACAGACAGGAGGTTGGGCGTTGGCCCCTTCACCTGCACAACTGAATCTGAGAGCAAAACCAGCGAAGGTATTATCGCGCCAATAATCATGTTCGCGACCGTTGATTTGATCGCGTTGTCTTTAATAAATGCTTTCATGAAGTAGGGTATGGGTAGTGTTTTTAGGGCATAGTATACCTTTTCCTGGCGTATGAATGGCTATACAGCAGCCACGAACACGCAAAGGATTTTATAGTATACTATAAACAAGCCAATGAATTATTGAACAAAACTAAGTCCTTAAGGAGGGGTATTGGTAAGCAGAAAAAATCCAAAAAAATGCATTATCAATCCATTCTCTTGTATTCTTTGGGGGTTATACCTGTTTTGGCTTTGAAGAAGCGGGTGAAATCGCTGGGATTCTGCCGGGTTAGTTTAAAGGCTATTTCGCTGACAGGCAGGTCTTTTTGCCTGAGCAACACTTTAGCTTCCAGTAAAATCATGTCGTTGAGTAAATCCTGAGCTGATTTTCCGGTAGCGTTTTTCACGCACTTGTTGAGGTGATTGGGCGAGATAGCCAGCAAATCGGCGTAGTCCGTTATACTTTGTTTCTGGTATATATGCTGACCAAGGGCAAGCTTATACTGCTGAGTAATACGCGAAGCCGAGTTGTCCCGAACTTTTATCTGCGTGTGAGAATAGCGTTTAAGTTCTGTAAATAGACTGAGCAGGCAGAAGCTGACTACATCAAGCTTAAAGGGTTTATCCTGATCATATTCGGCTTCCAGCTTTAATAAGGTAGGGTGAATGGTCGATGAAAAATCGTCATCAGTCCGAACGATGGGGTCGCCTACGAACTGAAGAAACGGAAACTCAGCCGAGAAATCAGGCTTGCTGAAATTCTTCTGAATAATCTGGGCATCGAAGTGGCAGAAAAAGCCTTCGGCATCTTCACTCATCCACTCATGAGCCGTAATCTGGTAGGCAGGCAGGAAGAAAAAGCTGTTGGCCGAAAATTCGTAGGTATCAAGCCCCTTTGTGCGAATGGAATGGCCTTTGGTCAGGAAGATAAAGTCAAATACCGTTTTGCGGTGGGGCGACAATGGAAAGGTCAGATGGCTCCGGTACGTCTCGACTCGGTTGAAGTGAAACAGATGATAATCACTCAGCAAGGTAGGCATCCAGCCCAGATCAGGATCGAAATGATGCTTATCGAGATCGGGCGGGGTTAGTATGGGGACGGGGTGGGTTCTTGATGGCTTTTCCATTGATTGACGGGTAGAACCCTGGTGGGTAACTTCTAATCTGTCAGAAAACTACCCGCATCAGCAAATACAGCACCGATGGACACGCCAGACAGCCCAAGCCGGTATAGAAAGTAGCTGTCAACGCCCCATAAGGCACTAGCTTGGGGTCCGTAGCGGCCAGACCCGCCGATACACCACTGGTGGTTCCCATGAGTCCACCGTACACCATGGCCGTTTGTGGATTGTTAAGGCCAATAAACCGAGCTACAAACGGTGTGCCGATGGTCACAAAAACCGCTTTCACGACACCGGCAGCAATGCTCAGCGCAACCACATCGGAACTGGCTCCAATGGCAGCGCCCGTTACCGGCCCAACAATATACGTACAGGCTCCCGCTCCAATAGTAGTCAGGCTAATGGCATCGGTATAGCCCCAGAAAAGCGCCACAATAACGCCCCCGATGAACGAAAGCACAATACCCAGGAACAACGACAATGCGCCAATCCAGCCCGTACGCTTCATGACGACAAAGCTGGCACCCATACCGGTCGAGACGATGGCGAAATCGCGGAACATGGCCCCGCCCATCAGCCCGAAACCCGAGAAGACTTTCACATCGGCAATGCCTTTTTCACCTCCCGAATAAATGCCCCCCACGTAAGCCAGTATCAGGCCCATGATAATGGCAATAGCCGAAGCTGGTATTTTTTTGTTGGTCAGCTTGTTGGAAATGATGGCCGATGCATACATCATAAATCCCACGGTCAGAAAAGCGACGACCAGGCCATTTTTTTCAAGAAACCGAGTTATAATGTCCATGCTGGTCGACGGGTTGAGATTTGGCAAATTTGGCAAGAAGCGGAATTACAGACAGGCAAATCAGCACCGGAACGATACCGGCTACGAGTGCCAGGGAGCCGCTGGAAACGGCCACTTTTACATTTTGAACCGCCGACATCGCCACCACAATCGGGATGTACATCTGGCTCCAAAACTCAATGCCCCGGTCGGTGAGTTTGTCGGAAACCCCCTTTTTGGTAAACCAGTCATTCAGAAAAATAAGGAGCAACATGGCAAAGCCAACCCCGCCCACATTGGCATCGACGCCAATCAGTCGGCCGAGAAGTTCACCGGCCAGTTGACCGGTTACGTAACAAAAGGCCAGAATGGCTACACCGTAAATGATCATTTAAGTACAAGTTTTTAATACGAAATGGACAATGGATAATGTTTAATGTACAATGAATAATGGTTAATTCGTTATACATCAACCATTACTCATTGTACATTAAACAACGGCTTGAGGTCGTTCTTGGTAACTTTACCCATTGCGTTACGGGGCAGATCGTCGGCTACGCGATATTGTCGGGGCACTTTGTAGGCAGGCATTCGTTCGCGCAGCCAGCTGCTGATATGCTCCGGCGACACCATTTTATCGGTCAGGATAACTACAGCCGCCACTAATTCTCCCCATTCTTCGTTGGGAATGCCGACTACACTGCAATCGCTGATAGCGGAGTGCGTCCGCAGTACTTCTTCGATTTCGAGGGCTGAAATCTTGTAGCCGCCGGATTTAATGATGTCGATGGAATCGCGGCCCAACATGCGGTAGTAGCCGTCTTCGACCACGGCAATATCGCCCGTTTGGAACCAGCCATCTTCGGTAAAGGCTTTTTGCGTCGCTTCGGGGCGGTTCCAGTATTCCAGAAAAACGGTCGCGCCTTTTATCTGGATCTCGCCTGGTTGTCCATCGGCGACTTCGGCATTGTTCTCATCCACCAACCGAACGCCAACTCCCGGCAGGGGTTTGCCAATATACCCTACCCGTCGTTCACCGTCGTAGGGATTGCTGATGCCCATCCCGATTTCGGTCATGCCGTAACGTTCGAGCAGCGTGTGGCCGCTCACCGTTTTCCATTTCTCCATTACCGACACCGGCAAAGCTGCCGAGCCCGACACCATAAGCCGGAATTTGGCAAGGGTTTCGGTGATCTGATGCCGCTGATCGACGGGCAAGCTTTCCCAGTAAGCGATGAGCTTGAAATAGATCGTCGGCACGGCCATGAAGACATTGATATGCCCTTGCTGAAACGTGTTAAAAACACCTTCGGCCGAGAAGTTAGGCATGAACTCAACGGTGGCACCCGACCAAAGCGCACAGCAAATTACGTTGATGATGCCATGTACGTGGTGGAGTGGCAACACGCATAATGTATGATCGCTGGACGACCATTGCCAGACCTCTACCAGCGTCGAAATCTGCGCTTCGAGGTTGGCGTGGGTTGTGACAACCCCTTTGGGCAGGTTGGTGGTACCACTCGTATACAGAATCATCGCCCGGCGTTCGGGGGTCAATTCGGGCAGTGGTTTATCAATGACAGTATTCCCTTCTTCACCTAAAATAATCAATCGACAGCCTTTTTCGGCTGCCAGAGGAGCCAGCAGCGTCCCAAAGGTTTGATCGACCACGACGATCCGGGCACCCGTATCTTCAATGACGTAACGCAGCGACGGCAATGGATACGATAGTGCCAGCGGTACCGCTACGCCCCCAGCCCGCCAGATGCCCCATTGCACTTTTACATAATCGAAACCTGGCGCAACCATGAAGGCGACACGGGCTTCGTTAAGATCGGTAGCGCCGTTTAGCAAGAGCGAAGCAAAAGCGCCGGATGAGTCGAGTAACTGCTGATACGAGTAGGATTTACCGTCAGAAACGATGGCCGTTAAGTCAACGTTCTGCGTGGCATTATGGACAAGTTGCATAGAAAGCTTAGAATCTAATTTGTCTTAAGTTCGTTTTATTTGTTAAAACACAGCTACCTATGGTTATTCGAATTCCTAAAGATGCCCCTGCTTCGGCCGTCGATGATGCCCTGAAAGCAATTACCAACCAGCCTAAATCGGCCCGTAAAGGTTTCGACGCTACGAAGTATGCAGGGAAAATTAAATTCCCGATGGATGGACTTGCTTATCAAAAGAAAGTAAGAGATGAATGGGAATAAATCAATTCTAATCGACACGAATGCGCTGATATACTATTTCAATGGAAACGAAAAGGTAACAAAGGCTATTGATAGTAGATTCTCTATGTATCTGCTATCACTGAGATCGAATTACTGAGCTTTTCACAACTCGACAAAGAAAGTGAGATACAAATCCGGTTCTTTCTTGATGACGAAAATTGCCGATTAGTTGAATTAATTTCTGCGATTAAAGAGCAAACTATAAAGATTCGCAAACGCCACCGCATCAAACTACCCGACGCGGTGATTGCAGCTACGGCCATCTTTTTGGGTATTCCATTACTAACATTCGATTCTGGCTTCGTCAAGATTGACAACCTTGACGTCATTCTGCTTGAACTGTGAAGGCCTAATGCCTACTCCTCAGCTTATTTTCTTCGACGAAATGTACATCGTCATAATGCCCGCGAAAATCGTCGGGACGGCGTAGATCAGAAAGTTCGTTACTATCGACAAGCCCATTCCGATCAGTACACCGCCCACTGCCGGGCCAATAATTCCCCCCAGTCGGCCAATGCCAATCGACCAGCCCACGCCGGTGGTTCTGAACTCCGTTGGGTACATGCGAGCCGCTACGGCGTAGAGACCTACAAAGCCTCCCTGAATACCGAAACCAAGCACGGCAAACACCAACAGTAGCGTAGATGATCCCATAAAAAGCTGAAAAGCCGCCATGACAACGCCCGTCATAATCAGAAATAAGCCAATCGTTCTCTTAAGGCCGAAACGACTGGAAAGATAGCCCTGAGCTGTGATGCCGAAAAACGCTCCGACGTTAAAAATCGTACCGGCGTAAATAGCCAGCTCGATCGGAAGACCAGCATTGGTGGCCAGTTTAGGAATCCAGCTGGTGAGGAAATAGAGCGTTGCGAAAGAAAGAAACAAAGCCGTCCAAAGCTGAATCGTCGGTATTTTGTATTCGTTTTCGAGCAGCGATTTAATAGGAATGCCGTTACCTTTTGCTGGTTTGTGCGGTAGGGCATCAATGAGCGAATGGCCCATTTTCCCCAAAATGCCATTCGCTTTCCCAAGTGCCTGATCCGGTTGTGATTTGAGGTAAAAATCGAGCGACTCGGCCAGAAAGAACTGAATTAGTGGCAAGGCCAGAAAAGAAGTTACCCCGGCAATCTGGAACATGGTTTGCCAACCCGATACCGGAATGATCCGGGCCGCTACCAATCCCGACAAAACAGCCCCGACTGGATAACCCGACACCACGAAGCTTACCCAGAAATCGCGGGTTTTGTTGGGCGTGTATTCAGCTGCGAGTGCGGCCGTACTCGCCAGCATGCTCCCGATACCCAGCCCGCTAATAAATCGAAACACGATCAACGGAAGAAGTCCGGTCGAAAAAGACGTCAGGTAAATACTGATGCCCATAATAGCAGCACTAATGAGAATGAGGGTTTTTCGGCCAATAAGATCGGCGTAGGGAGCCAGAAAAAGTGCCCCGAACGTCATTCCAAACAAACCGGAGCTAAAAACGGCGCCCATCGCTTCCGGTCCTATATTCCAGCTTTTCGCAATGGCCGGAGCCGCATATGAAATCACCAGGACGTCCATGCCATCGAGCATGTTCATCAGGAAGCAGATAATGATGGTTGCGTATTGTAGTTGCGAAATGGGTCGCTGGTCAATCAGGGTTTTAGCACTTACTTCCATGTATATTACTTCAAGTTAAGGGGGTTTTATTTCGTAGCACGGGTCTTCAGCCCACGCAGCCGAAAGCTAACATTCACAATACTATAATAGCCTTCAGCTACGCGGGCTGAAGACCCGCGCTACATTAAAGTACGAAGCAGAAGCCAGCGCCCTTTTACTTTCTTAAACCGAGCATCTTAACTGCATTTTCTTTCAAGATCAGCGGTTTTACCTCATCCTTGAAGCCCGCATCCTCAAAATCCTTCAGCCAGCGGTCGGGTGTGATGAGCGGAAAATCTGTGCCGAATAACACGCGGTCCTTCAGCATGGTGTTGGCATACTGAACCAGTTGCTTCGGAAAATACTTCGGCGACCAGCCGCTGAGGTCGATGTAGATATTGGGTTTGTGCATCGCCACCGATAGGGCTTCATCCTGCCAGGGCCAGCTTGGGTGAGCGATGATGATGGGGTTATCGGGGAAGTCGATGGCCACATCGTCGAGGTGAATGGGGTTGGAGTATTCGAGCCGCATGCCCCCGCCCCCGCGAACGCCGGAGCCGAAACCCGAATGTCCCGAATGGAACAGCATCGGCAGTTTGTATTCGGCAATGACCTCGTAGAGGTGATAGGCCATGCGGTCGTTGGGGTAGAAGCCCTGAACCGTCGGGTGAAACTTAAAGCCTTTCACGCCGAAGTTCTCGATCAGGTTTCGGGCTTCGCGGGCACCCATGCG is a window of Spirosoma linguale DSM 74 DNA encoding:
- a CDS encoding monooxygenase FAD-binding protein (PFAM: monooxygenase FAD-binding; FAD dependent oxidoreductase~KEGG: ppu:PP_3199 hypothetical protein) encodes the protein MSTQTKTKRVLIVGGGIAGLSLAIGLSQRGIEAEIVELKEEWTVYGVGIIIQSNVIRAMHQLGILDKFLDQAYPFENSIVYLPNGHKIVHPSARLAGPEYPPNCGIARIALHKVLVSTVLAAGVPVRLGVTLASYTETETGVLVSFTDGTTGEYDVVVGADGTFSKVRSLVFPDVKPHFTGQAVWRYNFRRQVEDLTNYIGPKGLAAGLCPLSDELMYMYVTSFEPDRPRYEENELAEQMRIRLDGFTGPVAALKEQITDGAGVVYRPMQVVFIPEKWHKGRVILIGDAAHSTTPHMGQGAGISVEDALVLADELSKDAPLEAKFEQFMRRRYERCKAVCERSEQIGKWEMTGVVDGDRHALVGRTLQELAQPI
- a CDS encoding cyclase family protein (PFAM: cyclase family protein~KEGG: dol:Dole_1641 cyclase family protein), whose protein sequence is MKLIDLSVTISPAIKEPLPFSIAYENHKEGAQNMGPKLLGGLQADDLFMEGNALAGEVITLTGHAGTHVDAPWHYFPTTAGKPARTIEQMPLDWFYHDGVVLDFTDKPDAYCFTVDDVKEKLANIGYTLKPFDIVLIRCDADKRLHQDDYVRIHVGASAEATHWLIDQGIRVMGTDGWGWDPPLFTQIAEYHRNPREGVIWAAHYVGREKEYCQIEKLANLDQLPPFGFKVSCFPIKIEGGSGGWTRAVAFVDEP
- a CDS encoding fumarylacetoacetate (FAA) hydrolase (PFAM: fumarylacetoacetate (FAA) hydrolase~KEGG: bbt:BBta_2632 putative fumarylacetoacetate (FAA) hydrolase); translation: MKLVTFKTTAGEQKTGLLTETGIVDLAKASNGQLPSDMLTLIDQYEHCAPILNGLLDARPDYELAEVTLLAPLPNPRSFRDYVAFEQHMLNAGKTFGHAVAPVWYEMPIFYFTNHQAISGTGQAIARPPLCRKLDYELEMACIIGKQGADIKAEDADDYIFGYTIFNDWSARDIQGKEMGVPLGPHKGKDFANTIGPCIVTKDELNRYRTINDRFDLRMTSKINGQLICDGNFKTIHYTFGQMIERASENGVTLYPGDILGSGTVGWGSLIETNFTAHRPLEPGDEVEFEIEGIGILKNMVI
- a CDS encoding XisH protein (PFAM: XisH protein); this encodes MAKDIFHEAVKVALQKEGWTITHDPLMLEAFGTQIYVDLGAEQVIAAQRNTELIAVEIKSFLGNSYVYDFYQALGQYVAYLRALKLSEPERTLILAVPLKAYKGFFTKPDVQASLRDFNLNILVYDNKKEIIVHWFYV
- a CDS encoding XisI protein (PFAM: XisI protein), with the protein product MNNKIETHQQIVMSILNEYAAIKPAHVLDVDNQVIADYHNNHFQLVRLGWDEEEDFIYHLIFHFDIKPDGKVWIQANWTDIDIATELMERGVEKSDIVIGFQPPSHRQYTGYAVA
- a CDS encoding conserved hypothetical protein (KEGG: bbt:BBta_1933 hypothetical protein), which gives rise to MWHYYPEHYMFSYQLNRALTQSHFGGGEFFECIEAASRITAGDFKSFNESWSRAGHEALAVAEKAEAAGHIVTARQAYLRASNYLRTSEFFLKPTDPRKVPGYLQSVHAFQKGAALLRNPPQIVSVPFEGSEMTGYFLQPANADANSPLMIMFGGLDSTAEELYFGPWQKLEERGISLLVLDGPGQGGSLRLRNMLTRYDYEVPATVAFDWALANLPVDPNRIGIMAVSMGGYMAARSAAFESRFKVCCIWGAVWSYYDIWKNRPDNHPLAGVMMHITGSTDMDEAREKLRNFTLEGVADKISMPTYISHGEDDRQNTVENAYKLYEALTCEKAMNIVSKEGTGSAHCHIDNFTKADPMFDWLEEKMGTIAVAAGSSEKNQATA
- a CDS encoding Catechol 2,3-dioxygenase (PFAM: Glyoxalase/bleomycin resistance protein/dioxygenase~KEGG: bja:blr3819 metapyrocatechase) translates to MAKNPHYLSQLAHLELFSPNVEQTVAFLTNIVGLDETGRDDTSVYLRAWGDYFHHTLKITYRAEPGLATLGWRADSEEALAEVVAYLESIGAGIGWVDADPGRGRAYRFQSPDGHTHEVFWDVVWLRESGNRGSIYADRYASNRRVGVNPRRFDHVTYMVAKFQYGKEKAFWKGLGLKNPDEVRISDEIPPVGGLWTIGNLSHDVAIFTDPNIGPGEGVFNHVAFNFDSREEVLLALDYFTEKGFKSVMGAPTRHKADEGFFIYITDPGSGILFEFYACARLIFAPDHGPDLHYLKDNPNDAWGHANPFAEMGKGHKLGLTDGVVKPVDI
- a CDS encoding hypothetical protein (KEGG: azo:azo2426 putative TRAP-type C4- dicarboxylate transport system, large permease), with protein sequence MKAFIKDNAIKSTVANMIIGAIIPSLVLLSDSVVQVKGPTPNLLSVLLPGVFMAAFMTTIITFGVMTSQRKNGQLTPALAPSTSWIVPALLNGVAIGLLFALPALLILKGIKMVMANEPLPKLSVILISALIGALTGFLASFVAVKRAIKLQSTSV